One Candidatus Schekmanbacteria bacterium DNA segment encodes these proteins:
- a CDS encoding ABC transporter permease, with protein sequence MRLRDIAFENLKRRKGKTFFIILGLLVAVSTVVTLVTVTEKMGESLGRKLDEYGANIIVIPKSDGLTLSYGGIALGEMSLEKKEMDEAVLDKIRNIENSRNISIIAPKIIGVVNFAGINVPIAGIDFEEELRLKRWWRKASPNYKAPMPEHDMDMEGTSADIPQNNGEPVILSDMRVENAAIIGYEAARKLGISPGEDIPGKDFRLYSSVVLEETGSQDDMMIFTSLPFAQKILGKDGKISLIEISAYCYNCPIEDIVSQISGILPQARVTALKEVVRGRIETLDHFRNFAAGISGVVILVGTLLVFVTMMGSVNERKREIGIFRAIGFQQKSIMHIFLIEAVTVGAIAGIIGYAAGIGAAYIVMTALKDFSGGGISFNPYLALSSVGLSIVAGILASYYPARKASRLDPSAALRSL encoded by the coding sequence ATGAGACTTAGAGACATAGCATTTGAAAATCTGAAAAGAAGAAAAGGAAAAACTTTCTTCATAATACTTGGACTTCTTGTTGCTGTATCTACCGTAGTAACACTTGTAACTGTAACCGAGAAAATGGGAGAAAGCCTGGGACGGAAACTTGATGAATACGGAGCAAACATCATTGTAATCCCAAAGTCTGACGGCCTTACCTTAAGCTACGGAGGTATTGCTTTAGGCGAGATGTCTCTCGAAAAAAAAGAAATGGATGAAGCCGTTCTTGACAAGATCCGTAATATTGAAAACAGCAGGAACATAAGTATTATAGCCCCCAAGATAATAGGAGTAGTAAATTTTGCCGGTATAAATGTACCGATAGCAGGGATTGACTTTGAAGAGGAACTGAGACTTAAGAGATGGTGGAGAAAAGCCTCTCCAAATTATAAAGCACCTATGCCTGAACACGATATGGATATGGAGGGCACCAGCGCCGACATTCCGCAAAATAACGGAGAACCTGTCATACTATCTGACATGCGCGTTGAAAATGCTGCTATTATAGGATACGAAGCTGCCCGCAAACTTGGAATATCTCCCGGAGAGGATATACCGGGAAAAGACTTTCGTCTCTATTCATCTGTAGTTCTTGAGGAGACCGGTTCACAGGATGACATGATGATATTCACAAGCCTCCCCTTTGCGCAGAAAATCCTCGGGAAAGACGGAAAAATCTCTTTAATTGAAATAAGTGCTTACTGTTACAACTGCCCTATAGAGGATATCGTTTCACAGATATCAGGGATCCTCCCGCAGGCAAGGGTAACAGCTTTAAAAGAGGTTGTGCGGGGGAGAATAGAAACGCTCGATCACTTCAGAAATTTTGCTGCCGGTATTTCCGGTGTAGTTATACTTGTGGGAACGCTCCTTGTTTTTGTTACAATGATGGGCTCTGTAAATGAAAGAAAACGAGAGATAGGAATATTCAGAGCCATAGGGTTCCAGCAGAAAAGTATAATGCATATATTCCTTATTGAAGCAGTTACTGTGGGAGCCATTGCGGGCATAATTGGTTATGCTGCCGGCATAGGAGCAGCCTACATTGTTATGACTGCGTTGAAGGATTTTTCAGGAGGAGGTATTTCCTTTAACCCATATCTCGCCCTAAGCTCAGTAGGACTTTCTATTGTCGCAGGAATCCTTGCAAGCTATTATCCGGCGAGAAAGGCTTCAAGGCTTGACCCATCAGCCGCACTTAGGTCATTATGA
- a CDS encoding glycosyltransferase: MNSISIIIPAYNESKRILPTIEGLVDFFSGFMSKYEIIVVDDGSTDGTSELVKKFASGVSANISVERLDLNCGKGMAVKRGVEKAENDIVFFVDADQSYGPENIAYAVKEFEDPAISMLIGDRNLKNSRIINPPPLLRTISGKIYSLLVQSLVLPGITDSQCGFKAFRHECAVNIFKRVTIFRFGFDVEVLYIAKKLGYKIKKMPITCRNTIESRVRLINDSLRMFSDLFTIRANDKKGLYL, from the coding sequence ATGAACTCTATTTCTATTATTATACCGGCCTATAATGAAAGTAAACGGATTCTTCCCACGATTGAAGGTCTTGTGGATTTTTTTTCCGGCTTCATGTCGAAGTATGAAATAATAGTAGTTGATGATGGCAGCACAGACGGGACCTCTGAGCTGGTGAAGAAATTTGCATCAGGGGTTTCAGCGAATATCTCTGTTGAGCGTCTTGATTTAAATTGCGGCAAGGGGATGGCTGTGAAAAGAGGGGTTGAGAAGGCAGAAAATGATATTGTCTTTTTTGTTGATGCAGACCAGTCATATGGACCTGAGAATATAGCATACGCGGTAAAGGAGTTTGAAGATCCTGCTATTTCAATGCTAATAGGAGACAGAAATCTAAAGAACTCCCGGATAATAAATCCCCCTCCATTACTGCGGACTATTTCCGGAAAAATATATTCCCTTCTTGTGCAGTCTCTTGTACTTCCCGGAATAACTGATTCGCAATGCGGATTTAAGGCATTCAGGCATGAATGTGCGGTCAACATATTTAAGAGAGTTACCATATTCAGATTCGGGTTCGACGTTGAAGTCCTCTATATCGCAAAGAAGCTTGGTTACAAAATAAAGAAGATGCCCATAACATGCAGGAATACTATTGAATCAAGGGTGCGCCTCATAAACGATTCCCTCAGAATGTTTTCTGACCTTTTTACAATTAGAGCTAATGACAAAAAAGGACTCTACCTCTGA
- a CDS encoding DUF2318 domain-containing protein has translation MGKNKLFAILFVAGVLMFLSPWKATTAGPNVPPLDITQFEKVELADGADFTYPVDKVSDGKVHYFIYNKGTSPVRFFIVKSSDGAIRAAFDTCDVCFRWKLGYYQNGDLMVCRRCGQTFPSSKINEVKGGCNPAPLDRKINGKNLVILRKNIEEGAFYFQ, from the coding sequence ATGGGAAAAAATAAGTTATTTGCTATTTTATTTGTTGCGGGAGTTCTGATGTTTCTTTCCCCATGGAAGGCAACAACAGCAGGACCAAATGTCCCGCCCCTCGACATAACGCAATTTGAAAAGGTTGAACTTGCAGATGGGGCGGATTTCACATACCCAGTTGACAAAGTTTCAGACGGGAAAGTCCATTATTTTATTTATAATAAAGGAACCTCTCCTGTACGCTTCTTCATAGTTAAAAGCTCAGACGGGGCGATAAGGGCCGCCTTTGACACCTGCGATGTATGTTTCAGGTGGAAACTTGGATATTATCAGAATGGCGATTTAATGGTTTGCAGGCGCTGTGGACAGACATTCCCATCTTCCAAAATCAATGAAGTTAAGGGTGGATGTAATCCTGCTCCTCTTGACAGAAAGATTAATGGAAAAAATCTGGTAATCCTGAGGAAGAACATTGAGGAAGGAGCTTTTTACTTTCAGTAA
- a CDS encoding ABC transporter ATP-binding protein has product MNFIEIKNIKKKYTGSHEEVFALNGVNVTIDDGEFVSIMGQSGSGKSTLLSVLGGLNHPSGGNVLIDEMDIYSLSNEQIAAYRSEYLGFVFQDFNLIPYLNVIENVMLPLAIQKGSKAEKSDKALRVLAKVGLEKKIERLPNQLSGGEQERVAIARAIVNDPPIILADEPTGNLDTGTSNEIMAVFDTLNKHGHTIIMVTHNPENATHASRKIVILDGKIKEN; this is encoded by the coding sequence ATGAATTTTATTGAAATTAAAAACATTAAGAAAAAATACACAGGCAGTCACGAGGAGGTGTTTGCTCTTAACGGAGTAAACGTAACAATCGATGACGGAGAGTTTGTATCCATAATGGGACAGTCAGGCTCCGGCAAAAGCACGCTCCTTTCTGTTTTGGGAGGCTTGAATCACCCTTCCGGGGGAAATGTTCTCATTGATGAGATGGACATATATTCTCTTTCCAATGAGCAGATAGCAGCCTACAGAAGCGAGTATCTTGGTTTTGTATTTCAGGATTTTAATCTTATCCCCTATCTTAATGTCATAGAGAACGTAATGCTCCCCCTTGCCATACAGAAAGGGAGCAAAGCTGAAAAATCTGATAAAGCCCTCCGGGTGCTGGCAAAGGTCGGGCTGGAAAAAAAGATTGAAAGACTCCCGAACCAGCTTTCAGGGGGCGAACAGGAGCGGGTGGCAATCGCAAGAGCTATTGTTAACGATCCGCCAATAATCCTTGCAGATGAACCCACTGGAAACCTCGATACAGGCACAAGCAATGAGATTATGGCTGTATTTGATACGTTGAATAAACATGGGCATACAATTATAATGGTGACGCACAACCCTGAAAATGCAACGCACGCAAGCCGGAAAATAGTCATCCTCGATGGAAAGATAAAAGAAAATTGA
- a CDS encoding cation:proton antiporter, whose protein sequence is MDTHIDPVTPILLWLVIILVAAKIGGELFEKIKQPAVLGELLAGILIGNLPYFTGIDFFKPIAHDPYIDILSRIGVVILLFEVGLESNLGEMMKVGWTSLWVATVGVIAPFILGYFVSLYFYPSGSTNLHIFIGAILCATSVGITARVFKDLRKISSKEAKIVLGAAVIDDVMGLVILSVVTGIVISGTISVSSVLLITAKSVIFICLGILIGIKAAPILTKYVAKMKVDGTKLVFALSTAFIFSYIASMIGLAPIVGAFAAGLILDEVHFSRFRTDEPLTDIIKPISGFLVPIFFVLMGVQVNLQTFTDMKVLGVAAGITLAAFAGKQVCGFAVGKGINRLCVGFAMVPRGEVGLIFASIGKQIGVLDDSIFSAVVIMVMVTTLVTPPLIKISFRENQ, encoded by the coding sequence ATGGATACCCATATTGACCCTGTAACCCCGATATTGTTATGGCTTGTTATAATCCTGGTGGCAGCCAAAATTGGCGGTGAATTATTTGAAAAAATCAAGCAGCCGGCTGTTCTGGGCGAACTTTTAGCCGGCATTCTAATAGGAAATCTCCCTTACTTTACAGGTATAGATTTTTTCAAACCAATTGCTCATGACCCCTATATTGACATTCTTTCAAGGATAGGAGTTGTAATTCTGCTTTTTGAAGTGGGACTTGAGTCCAACCTCGGCGAAATGATGAAGGTGGGCTGGACATCGCTCTGGGTTGCTACCGTAGGTGTTATTGCCCCATTTATACTTGGTTACTTTGTCAGCCTCTATTTTTATCCTTCAGGCAGCACCAATCTGCATATTTTCATTGGCGCAATTTTATGCGCCACAAGTGTAGGAATTACTGCAAGGGTATTTAAAGACCTCCGGAAGATTTCATCAAAAGAGGCAAAGATCGTGCTTGGCGCCGCAGTAATAGATGATGTAATGGGGCTCGTCATCTTAAGTGTAGTCACTGGAATTGTAATATCCGGAACCATAAGTGTTTCATCCGTTCTCCTAATAACTGCTAAGTCAGTAATCTTCATTTGTCTCGGAATATTGATAGGGATTAAAGCCGCCCCAATACTTACAAAATATGTTGCAAAGATGAAGGTTGACGGGACAAAGCTTGTCTTTGCTTTGAGCACAGCTTTTATCTTTTCTTATATTGCGAGCATGATAGGGCTTGCACCTATTGTTGGCGCTTTTGCCGCAGGTCTTATCCTCGATGAAGTGCATTTTTCTCGTTTCAGAACAGACGAACCATTAACAGACATCATTAAACCTATCTCAGGATTCCTTGTCCCAATATTTTTTGTCCTTATGGGGGTACAGGTTAATCTTCAAACATTCACTGATATGAAAGTCCTTGGTGTTGCGGCTGGAATAACTCTCGCAGCCTTTGCAGGAAAACAGGTCTGCGGATTTGCTGTCGGCAAGGGGATAAACCGATTATGCGTAGGATTCGCAATGGTTCCAAGAGGAGAAGTTGGACTGATTTTTGCCTCAATCGGAAAACAGATTGGAGTCTTAGACGATTCCATCTTCAGTGCTGTCGTAATAATGGTGATGGTTACAACGCTAGTAACCCCGCCGCTGATAAAGATAAGCTTCAGGGAAAATCAATAA
- a CDS encoding SurA N-terminal domain-containing protein, whose amino-acid sequence MNKKNIVIIAILFITALLVLRQAITLKGFPESEASAQEELIGKNEALLKIEGMTCGSCVEKIKTALSIPGKTEKVYVSLARENASIIFNPSKISTKELIDRVAKAGNYKATLVKLKDEKTLAGEAAKRKEFSANYTMAVNGKRVTNEEFNKKLFNTINIIKKQNKLPMLTEEQKLSLTGDLADEMITEMLINDVLEKEKIQVSDAEINQQIDSILKQYNMNMESLNASLKEDGRSFDDFRNDVGKNIMLEKFLTSKVFPKDTPDSKKGDLFQAWLTEIEDAADIQIYNPEILQAKDSGGSTKGCGGSCCSKS is encoded by the coding sequence ATGAACAAAAAAAATATCGTTATAATAGCAATACTGTTTATTACTGCGCTCTTGGTTCTTAGGCAGGCAATAACGTTAAAGGGCTTTCCTGAGTCTGAAGCTTCAGCACAGGAGGAACTAATCGGGAAGAATGAAGCCTTATTAAAAATAGAAGGAATGACGTGCGGAAGTTGTGTTGAAAAAATAAAAACTGCCCTTTCTATCCCAGGAAAAACTGAGAAGGTTTATGTCAGCCTTGCAAGAGAGAATGCTTCCATCATATTCAATCCCTCTAAGATATCAACAAAAGAGCTTATTGATAGAGTTGCCAAAGCAGGCAATTACAAGGCAACTCTAGTAAAACTTAAAGATGAAAAAACCCTTGCCGGAGAAGCTGCAAAGAGAAAAGAGTTTTCAGCGAATTATACAATGGCAGTAAACGGAAAGAGGGTAACTAACGAGGAATTCAACAAAAAACTTTTTAACACAATAAACATTATAAAAAAACAGAATAAGCTTCCAATGCTCACCGAGGAGCAAAAACTCAGCTTAACAGGAGATCTCGCTGATGAAATGATAACTGAGATGCTGATAAATGATGTACTTGAAAAGGAAAAAATACAGGTTTCTGATGCAGAAATCAATCAGCAGATAGACAGTATTCTCAAGCAATATAACATGAATATGGAAAGCCTCAATGCAAGTCTAAAAGAAGATGGAAGGAGCTTTGACGATTTTCGCAATGATGTCGGAAAGAACATTATGCTGGAAAAGTTTCTAACCTCCAAAGTGTTTCCAAAGGATACGCCGGACAGCAAAAAAGGAGATCTTTTTCAGGCATGGCTTACAGAGATAGAGGATGCTGCAGACATTCAGATATACAACCCGGAAATTCTTCAGGCAAAAGATAGTGGAGGATCAACAAAAGGATGTGGCGGCTCATGCTGCTCAAAAAGCTAA
- a CDS encoding LysM peptidoglycan-binding domain-containing protein — translation MRKFSLLLIILILLTGGCAWEKLSSDYWDNNKVYVLEGPPLPPADYESDIAEADSNDLQVDTEPVPEVTLPENPPNKELEELFVSSDEFYNKGVKFTQEGKWELAEDEFENALELLQNSELKDNYPDEVNNFYNQLSRNVLDILEKKESEDVKTREEILLARIRAKPEEERTIREKVMLDFKEIDYDLPLEINDKVIKYIEFFSTDVKSKFQTWLSRSNAYLPILRKILKEEGLPLDLAYLPLIESGFNTRAYSKARAGGMWQFIPGTGKKYGLDINWWVDERRDFEKSTHSAAAYLKFLYESFGSWYLALASYNAGEGRVAKSIQSQDTADFWSLRLPRETMNYVPAFIASVIVAKNPQRYGLEVEYEKPLEYDTITLDRPIDLDSAAKCAETEKEEIKHLNPEITYWSTPPVASYQLRIPGGKSEVFAKNFEEIKDSFSLAFVKYTVQKNETLKSISRKFGVPSEAIIAANHIKKPSTILAGTQILVPNKWAGQGKKTTAYASSSPVKGKKGELSVHTVRNGDTLFDLARAYGTSTESIMKWNNLKSSALSLNQKLKIYSGTKAGESQKTATKVASSKQAAKTKQDNYILHSVKKGETLSVIAKKYGVTIPKIMQWNKIKSATSIQPSQKIIIYPNLVSSLERDG, via the coding sequence ATGCGCAAATTTTCACTGCTATTGATAATTTTGATCCTCTTGACAGGGGGTTGTGCCTGGGAAAAGCTTTCATCAGATTATTGGGATAATAACAAGGTCTATGTTTTAGAAGGGCCGCCTTTGCCTCCTGCCGATTATGAATCTGACATAGCTGAAGCTGACTCCAATGATTTGCAGGTTGACACAGAGCCTGTTCCTGAAGTTACACTCCCTGAAAATCCGCCCAACAAGGAATTGGAAGAGCTCTTTGTCTCTTCAGATGAGTTCTACAATAAAGGTGTCAAATTTACACAAGAGGGAAAGTGGGAACTTGCAGAGGATGAATTCGAGAACGCACTCGAATTGCTTCAAAACTCTGAACTTAAGGACAACTATCCTGATGAAGTAAATAACTTCTATAACCAGCTATCCCGGAATGTGCTTGATATACTGGAAAAGAAAGAATCAGAAGATGTTAAGACACGTGAAGAGATTCTTCTTGCAAGGATAAGAGCAAAACCCGAGGAAGAGAGGACAATCAGGGAAAAGGTAATGCTTGACTTCAAGGAAATAGACTATGATCTCCCTTTGGAGATAAATGATAAAGTGATCAAGTATATTGAATTTTTTTCAACTGACGTAAAAAGTAAGTTTCAGACATGGCTTTCAAGGTCAAATGCCTATCTTCCCATACTTAGAAAAATCCTTAAAGAAGAAGGCCTCCCCCTTGACCTTGCCTATCTTCCCCTTATAGAAAGTGGTTTTAATACAAGGGCTTATTCTAAGGCAAGGGCTGGTGGAATGTGGCAGTTCATTCCCGGTACAGGGAAAAAATATGGTCTTGATATTAATTGGTGGGTTGATGAACGCCGTGACTTTGAAAAATCAACACACAGCGCTGCGGCATATTTAAAATTTCTTTACGAGTCATTCGGCTCATGGTATCTGGCCCTTGCAAGCTATAATGCAGGAGAGGGGAGGGTTGCAAAATCCATCCAGAGTCAGGATACAGCAGATTTCTGGTCGCTGCGTCTTCCCCGGGAGACCATGAACTATGTACCAGCTTTTATAGCCTCTGTAATTGTGGCAAAAAACCCACAGCGTTACGGACTGGAGGTGGAATATGAAAAGCCCCTTGAGTATGATACTATAACGCTTGACCGTCCTATAGATCTTGATTCTGCCGCAAAATGCGCAGAAACAGAAAAGGAAGAGATCAAACACCTTAACCCTGAAATAACTTACTGGTCAACACCGCCTGTTGCGAGCTATCAGCTCCGCATTCCGGGTGGGAAATCTGAAGTATTCGCTAAAAATTTTGAAGAAATAAAAGACTCCTTCAGTCTTGCCTTTGTAAAATATACAGTTCAGAAGAATGAAACCCTGAAATCTATCTCCCGCAAATTTGGCGTTCCTTCTGAAGCAATAATTGCGGCAAACCATATAAAGAAGCCTTCAACGATACTTGCGGGTACACAAATATTAGTTCCAAACAAATGGGCAGGTCAGGGGAAAAAGACTACAGCCTATGCTTCTTCTTCTCCGGTTAAAGGAAAGAAAGGTGAGCTTTCAGTCCACACTGTAAGAAATGGCGACACTTTATTTGATCTTGCCCGCGCCTACGGAACATCAACGGAAAGTATAATGAAATGGAATAATCTTAAGTCATCAGCCCTTTCATTAAATCAGAAACTCAAGATTTATTCTGGAACAAAAGCGGGAGAGTCGCAAAAAACTGCAACTAAAGTTGCAAGCAGCAAACAGGCAGCAAAGACAAAGCAGGATAATTATATCCTTCACAGTGTCAAAAAAGGAGAAACACTTTCCGTCATAGCAAAGAAATATGGTGTTACAATTCCTAAGATTATGCAGTGGAATAAGATTAAATCTGCAACAAGCATCCAGCCAAGCCAGAAGATAATCATCTATCCTAACTTAGTGAGCTCGCTCGAAAGAGACGGATGA
- a CDS encoding RNA polymerase sigma factor has product MAEQDGNVEVDLIRKASSGDIGAFEQIFLKHKKRIYNYCLRMVGNHEIAKEATQDIFIRVFKGLKSLRDEKLFGIWIMRIASNLIKDVISKKKHELKLFIDKGEYTNKRMEGYNSSPDDHMSPDDNPEEKLIVNENKRILLTCLSEINQTYREILILHYIEEIKIEDISEITGLPEGTIKSRLSRGRVQIAEKFKYYQNKEGNQ; this is encoded by the coding sequence ATGGCTGAACAGGATGGGAATGTTGAAGTTGACCTTATCAGGAAGGCAAGTTCCGGAGATATAGGAGCTTTTGAGCAAATCTTCCTGAAACACAAGAAAAGGATATATAACTACTGCCTGAGAATGGTTGGAAACCATGAAATAGCCAAAGAAGCAACTCAAGATATTTTTATAAGAGTATTCAAAGGGTTAAAGTCATTAAGGGATGAGAAACTCTTCGGTATATGGATTATGAGAATAGCATCTAACCTTATAAAAGATGTAATTAGCAAAAAAAAACATGAGTTAAAACTATTTATTGATAAAGGGGAATATACAAATAAGAGGATGGAGGGCTACAATTCGAGCCCGGATGATCATATGTCACCAGATGATAACCCGGAAGAAAAATTAATTGTCAATGAAAACAAAAGAATACTTCTTACCTGTCTCTCAGAAATAAACCAAACTTACAGGGAAATTCTGATACTTCATTACATAGAAGAAATAAAAATAGAGGATATCTCTGAAATCACAGGGCTTCCTGAAGGGACAATCAAGTCACGCCTTTCACGGGGGAGAGTGCAAATAGCTGAAAAATTTAAGTATTATCAGAATAAAGAGGGAAATCAATGA
- a CDS encoding sulfite exporter TauE/SafE family protein, with protein sequence MNSYQLIAGSLIVFISFGLKAVTGLGAALVCVPLLSLLIDIKTVVPLELIFEVFFGAVIIIKIWGQVKKDILVIMISSSFAGVMVGSRILAYASQNSLRIILSALIFIFAIKILFPASTRFSIKKTPNIPFGLLCGFAGGSIGGVTGQQGPPIAIYTESQIEDRGKLRSTLIAIFFINDILRCGVYTAQGLFTQELLTSALYFLPSLIAAVICGSIFHLKINEVYFNRIVAGILICSAVFLVIPALKGN encoded by the coding sequence ATGAATTCATATCAGTTAATAGCGGGAAGTCTCATAGTTTTCATTTCATTCGGTTTAAAAGCGGTTACAGGTCTTGGTGCAGCTCTTGTCTGTGTTCCATTACTTTCATTACTTATCGACATCAAAACAGTAGTCCCTCTGGAACTTATATTCGAGGTTTTTTTTGGTGCAGTAATAATAATCAAAATATGGGGCCAGGTAAAAAAAGACATATTAGTCATAATGATATCAAGCTCCTTTGCCGGAGTAATGGTAGGTTCCAGGATACTTGCATATGCAAGTCAGAATAGCCTGAGGATAATTCTTTCAGCGCTGATATTCATATTTGCCATAAAAATATTGTTCCCTGCATCAACAAGATTTTCAATAAAAAAAACGCCAAATATACCTTTTGGATTACTTTGTGGTTTTGCAGGAGGAAGTATTGGAGGAGTGACAGGACAGCAGGGTCCTCCAATTGCCATATATACTGAAAGCCAGATAGAAGACAGGGGAAAATTAAGGTCAACGCTTATTGCAATATTTTTTATAAACGACATCTTAAGGTGCGGCGTGTATACAGCACAGGGGCTTTTTACACAGGAACTTTTAACATCTGCTTTATATTTCTTACCATCCTTGATTGCTGCGGTTATATGCGGTTCGATATTTCATCTCAAAATAAATGAGGTTTACTTCAACAGGATTGTTGCCGGGATTTTGATCTGTTCAGCAGTATTTCTTGTTATACCCGCATTAAAAGGGAATTAA
- a CDS encoding heavy-metal-associated domain-containing protein has product MIHYPEKRAKVLNTGKGKKNTTARVISLAVALILFASAGFYLYKVNELKSYSLATLKIDGLYCPSCPPRVKAAIESVPGVIKADVDLSTNSALVYFDSKRTDPQQFVAAIAKAGTGGYKGEVLIVKERAEG; this is encoded by the coding sequence ATGATACATTACCCTGAAAAGCGAGCAAAGGTTTTAAACACCGGCAAAGGCAAAAAAAACACTACTGCAAGAGTTATATCCCTTGCAGTGGCTTTAATCCTTTTTGCATCAGCAGGATTTTACCTTTATAAAGTAAATGAATTAAAGTCATACAGTCTTGCGACCCTTAAGATAGACGGACTCTACTGTCCGTCGTGCCCTCCAAGAGTTAAGGCAGCCATAGAAAGCGTACCCGGTGTCATAAAAGCTGACGTTGATTTGTCAACCAACAGCGCACTTGTATATTTTGACAGCAAGAGGACTGATCCTCAGCAATTCGTAGCTGCAATAGCAAAGGCAGGTACAGGCGGTTATAAAGGAGAAGTGTTGATTGTTAAGGAGCGTGCAGAAGGATGA
- a CDS encoding cytochrome c — protein MKSKHLMVSSIILLTITTLAYSHNMGWIAPDNVKAIKNPIQADTTSIERGAKTYKEKCVICHGEKGDGKGVVGANLTVKPSNFTDKEMMDEMTDGEIFWKISTGKGPMPSWKDKLKESEIWDLVNHIRKFSVPEKK, from the coding sequence ATGAAATCTAAGCATTTAATGGTTTCATCAATAATACTGTTAACAATTACAACCCTCGCATATTCCCATAATATGGGGTGGATAGCTCCGGACAATGTAAAGGCGATTAAAAATCCCATACAGGCGGATACAACTTCAATTGAAAGAGGGGCAAAAACTTATAAGGAAAAGTGCGTTATATGTCATGGCGAGAAGGGCGATGGCAAAGGTGTGGTAGGAGCAAACCTTACGGTTAAACCGTCAAACTTCACTGACAAAGAAATGATGGACGAAATGACAGATGGAGAAATTTTCTGGAAGATCTCAACAGGCAAAGGACCCATGCCTTCATGGAAGGATAAACTGAAGGAAAGCGAGATATGGGATCTGGTAAATCACATAAGAAAGTTTTCTGTTCCGGAGAAAAAGTAA
- a CDS encoding zf-HC2 domain-containing protein — MNCRRTLKKINPYLSDALNAEEIRKLQSHLSSCRRCNGEFEYLKSINNMIGNIDFEEEPEGMWNAIRNEIMIEQKHSKRLSLSDALSNLDIYFASFSFRKRVAAAFGVLAFILLLAGGFLYWNQTRSLSTSGGGEYMEEYMEASMNDPLSDRIALNFIIAKAEEQK; from the coding sequence ATGAACTGCAGGAGAACACTAAAAAAAATAAACCCTTATCTTTCAGATGCCCTGAATGCTGAGGAGATCAGAAAACTTCAATCACATCTTTCCTCCTGCAGAAGGTGCAATGGAGAATTTGAATATCTTAAAAGCATAAACAATATGATCGGCAACATAGATTTCGAGGAAGAACCTGAAGGAATGTGGAATGCCATCAGAAATGAGATAATGATCGAACAAAAACATTCAAAGCGTTTATCCCTGTCTGATGCCTTAAGTAATCTCGACATTTACTTCGCCTCATTTTCATTTAGAAAACGCGTAGCCGCTGCTTTCGGAGTTTTGGCATTTATCCTGCTGCTCGCAGGAGGATTTCTTTACTGGAACCAAACCAGGTCACTAAGCACTTCAGGCGGGGGGGAGTATATGGAAGAATACATGGAAGCATCAATGAATGACCCGCTTTCTGACAGGATTGCTTTAAATTTCATAATAGCAAAAGCAGAGGAACAAAAATAG